From one Mycobacteriales bacterium genomic stretch:
- the nuoH gene encoding NADH-quinone oxidoreductase subunit NuoH: MHLVSAAAAGGTHLNAFGNDPWWLTLVKCLVVFVFLVVTTLLMIWAERRVIGFMQARLGPNRVGPFGVVQGLADGIKLALKEDLIPAMVDKPLYILAPVVASAPAFLSFAVIPVGPVVSIGGHRTPLQITDLPVAVLFILAMASIGVYGIVLAGWSSQSPYPLLGALRSAAQVISYEVAMGLALAGVFLYAGSLSTSQIVSAQAKLWYALPLIPSLLMYLIAMVGETNRAPFDLPEAESELVAGFHTEYASLKFAMFFLAEYINVTTVSALATTLFLGGWRAPWPLSLIGNDELNHGWWPVLWFLGKIFVLLFTFIWLRGTLPRLRYDQFMRLGWKVLIPFSLVWLLIVAAFRELTNEGKTRVQTLAWVGIPVAAVVLIWTFVAESRASQAAADAELAELEAAAEREAGDTTGYPVPVLSAAGPVPELERGADSTEVLDG; encoded by the coding sequence ATGCATCTCGTCTCGGCCGCGGCCGCCGGTGGCACGCACCTGAACGCGTTCGGCAACGACCCGTGGTGGCTGACCCTCGTCAAGTGCCTCGTCGTGTTCGTCTTCCTCGTAGTCACGACCCTGCTGATGATCTGGGCCGAGCGCCGGGTGATCGGCTTCATGCAGGCGCGGCTCGGCCCCAACCGGGTCGGCCCGTTCGGCGTGGTGCAGGGGCTCGCCGACGGCATCAAGCTGGCGTTGAAGGAAGACCTCATCCCGGCGATGGTCGACAAGCCGCTGTACATCCTGGCTCCGGTCGTCGCGAGTGCTCCCGCGTTCCTGTCCTTCGCGGTCATCCCGGTGGGGCCGGTCGTGTCCATCGGCGGGCACCGCACGCCGCTGCAGATCACCGACCTACCGGTCGCCGTGCTCTTCATCCTCGCGATGGCCTCGATCGGGGTCTACGGGATCGTGCTGGCCGGCTGGTCGAGCCAGTCGCCGTACCCGTTGCTCGGCGCGCTGCGCTCGGCCGCGCAGGTCATCTCCTACGAGGTCGCGATGGGCCTCGCCCTGGCCGGTGTCTTCCTGTACGCCGGTTCGCTGTCGACCAGCCAGATCGTGTCGGCACAGGCAAAGCTCTGGTACGCGCTGCCCCTGATCCCGTCGCTGTTGATGTACCTCATCGCGATGGTCGGCGAGACCAACCGGGCGCCCTTCGACCTGCCGGAGGCCGAGAGCGAGCTGGTCGCCGGCTTCCACACCGAGTACGCGTCGCTGAAGTTCGCGATGTTCTTCCTCGCCGAGTACATCAACGTCACGACCGTGAGTGCGCTCGCGACCACGCTGTTCCTCGGTGGCTGGCGGGCGCCGTGGCCGCTGTCGCTGATCGGCAACGACGAGCTCAACCACGGCTGGTGGCCGGTGTTGTGGTTCCTCGGCAAGATCTTCGTGCTGCTGTTCACCTTCATCTGGCTGCGCGGCACGCTGCCGCGACTGCGCTACGACCAGTTCATGCGGCTGGGCTGGAAGGTGCTGATCCCGTTCAGCCTGGTGTGGCTGTTGATCGTGGCCGCCTTCCGTGAGCTCACCAACGAGGGGAAGACCCGCGTGCAGACGCTGGCCTGGGTCGGTATCCCGGTTGCGGCGGTCGTGTTGATCTGGACCTTTGTCGCCGAGTCGCGCGCGAGCCAGGCCGCGGCCGACGCCGAGCTGGCCGAGCTCGAGGCCGCCGCCGAGCGGGAAGCCGGGGATACGACCGGCTACCCGGTGCCCGTGCTGTCGGCTGCGGGCCCGGTGCCGGAGCTCGAGCGAGGGGCGGACTCCACCGAGGTGCTCGATGGCTGA
- the nuoL gene encoding NADH-quinone oxidoreductase subunit L, whose amino-acid sequence MTLASAPTTVHYASATGAFDLTFLLVLLPALSAAVLLLGGRRTNSWGHLLGCATPIAAFVIAVIEFFALIGRDHGENRQLDQHLFSWVPVAGFHVNANVLLDPLSITFVLLITGVGSLIHVYSIGYMAEDPDRRRFFGELNLFVAAMLLLVLADNYLVLYVGWEGVGLASYLLIGFWSQKPSAAVAAKKAFLVNRVGDLGLSLGIMLMFTTFGTVAFDGVFNGARSGHAHSGTMTAIGLLLLLGACGKSAQVPLQSWLLDAMEGPTPVSALIHAATMVTAGVYLVARSNAIYDVAPDARLVVEIVGAVTLIFGAVIGCAHDDIKKVLAASTMSQIGYMMLAVGIGPAAYAFGILHLLTHGFFKADMFLSAGSVMHGNDDEVNMRRFGGLRKVMPWTFACFAFGYLAIIGIIPFSGFFSKDKIIESALDQGGARGDIFGAVALAGAGLTAFYMTRLMLMTFFGNKRWPRDVHPHESPNVMVIPMAILAFGALVSGYLLILHGDLQHFLTPSVGAIAVPAHRPLSATALSLLALAVVLVGVGIAYWRVGMRPVPAEPPTHVTPITVAARKSLFGDALNEAVFMRPGQYLTRALVFFDNRGVDGVVNGFAAGIGGTSARVRRAQTGFVRSYALSMLAGAFAVAATLVLLRVG is encoded by the coding sequence ATGACTCTCGCGTCCGCCCCGACGACCGTGCACTACGCCAGTGCCACGGGGGCCTTCGACCTGACCTTCCTGCTCGTGCTCCTGCCGGCACTGAGCGCCGCCGTTCTGCTGCTCGGCGGGCGCCGGACGAACTCCTGGGGCCACCTGCTCGGCTGCGCGACGCCGATCGCCGCGTTCGTCATCGCGGTCATCGAGTTCTTCGCGTTGATCGGTCGTGACCACGGCGAGAACCGCCAGCTCGACCAGCATCTGTTCAGCTGGGTGCCGGTCGCCGGCTTCCACGTCAACGCCAACGTGCTTCTGGACCCGCTCTCGATCACGTTCGTCCTGCTGATCACCGGCGTCGGCTCCCTGATCCACGTCTACTCGATCGGCTACATGGCCGAGGACCCGGACCGCCGGCGCTTCTTCGGCGAGCTCAACCTGTTCGTCGCGGCGATGCTCTTGCTGGTGCTCGCGGACAACTACCTGGTCCTGTACGTCGGATGGGAAGGCGTTGGTCTCGCGTCGTACCTCCTGATCGGTTTCTGGTCGCAGAAGCCGAGCGCTGCCGTCGCGGCGAAGAAGGCGTTCCTGGTCAACCGGGTCGGAGACCTCGGGCTCTCGCTCGGGATCATGCTGATGTTCACCACCTTCGGGACAGTGGCGTTCGACGGGGTGTTCAACGGCGCGCGCAGCGGTCACGCACACAGCGGCACCATGACGGCAATCGGCCTGCTGCTGTTGCTCGGCGCGTGCGGCAAGAGTGCGCAGGTCCCGCTGCAGTCCTGGTTGCTCGACGCGATGGAGGGTCCGACTCCGGTCTCTGCGTTGATCCATGCCGCGACGATGGTGACCGCTGGCGTCTACCTCGTGGCGCGGTCCAATGCGATCTACGACGTGGCGCCGGATGCCCGGTTGGTGGTCGAGATCGTGGGAGCGGTGACGCTCATCTTCGGAGCAGTCATCGGGTGCGCGCACGACGACATCAAGAAGGTGCTCGCGGCCTCCACGATGAGCCAGATCGGCTACATGATGCTCGCGGTCGGGATCGGCCCGGCGGCCTATGCCTTTGGCATCCTGCATCTGCTGACACATGGCTTCTTCAAGGCGGACATGTTCCTATCCGCCGGGTCGGTGATGCACGGCAACGACGACGAGGTCAACATGCGCCGCTTCGGCGGTCTGCGCAAGGTGATGCCGTGGACGTTCGCGTGTTTCGCGTTCGGCTACCTCGCGATCATCGGCATCATCCCGTTCTCAGGGTTCTTCTCCAAGGACAAGATCATCGAGTCCGCCCTCGACCAGGGTGGAGCTCGAGGCGACATCTTCGGCGCCGTCGCACTGGCCGGTGCCGGCCTGACCGCGTTCTACATGACCCGGCTCATGCTCATGACGTTCTTCGGCAACAAGCGCTGGCCGAGGGACGTGCACCCGCACGAGTCGCCGAACGTCATGGTCATCCCGATGGCGATCCTCGCCTTCGGCGCGCTGGTCTCCGGCTACCTGCTGATCCTGCACGGTGACCTGCAGCACTTCCTGACGCCGAGTGTCGGAGCGATCGCCGTACCCGCGCACCGGCCGCTTTCAGCAACCGCGCTCAGCCTGCTCGCGCTCGCGGTCGTGCTCGTCGGCGTCGGCATCGCCTACTGGCGGGTGGGCATGCGACCGGTGCCGGCCGAGCCGCCGACGCACGTGACGCCGATCACGGTGGCGGCGCGCAAGTCGCTATTCGGTGATGCGCTGAACGAGGCCGTCTTCATGCGACCGGGCCAGTACCTGACTCGCGCGCTCGTCTTCTTCGACAACCGGGGCGTCGACGGCGTCGTCAACGGCTTCGCCGCGGGCATCGGCGGCACGAGCGCGCGGGTGCGCCGGGCGCAGACCGGCTTCGTCCGTTCGTACGCGTTGTCGATGCTCGCCGGTGCATTCGCGGTGGCCGCGACCCTCGTGCTGCTGAGGGTGGGGTGA
- a CDS encoding NADH-quinone oxidoreductase subunit G, with amino-acid sequence MTAEAVDPAVTPVELVSATIDGIAIRVPKDTLIIRAAELAGIDVPRFCDHPLLDPIGACRQCLVEVEGQRKPVASCTVAVSEGMVVKTQLTSPIALKAQESNLEFLLLNHPLDCPVCDKGGECPLQNQTLTHGPAESRFKDVKRTYEKPIAISSQVLLDRERCVLCARCTRFSQQIAGDPFIDLFERGALEQVAIFEEEPFTSYFSGNTVQICPVGALTGSQYRFRARPFDLVSTPSVCEHCASGCQQRTDWRRGKVLRRLAGDDQDVNEEWNCDKGRWGFGYSTARDRILTPLVRDADGYLVEASWSEALARAAAGLSQWRGRTGVLTGGRLTVEDAFAYSKFARVALGSNDIDFRARPHSAEEREFLAAQVAGRYLETTYADLDAAPAVLLAGLEPEEESPIVFLRLRKAAQKDGLDVFGIAPFATAGLTKLHGRLLAAGPGGEADVLSALGKDDFSHAGLREAGEALRQPGAVIMIGERLAMSPGALSAAVGLADAVGARLVWVPRRAGDRGAVDAGCLPNLLPGGRALAYSAAREQVEKLWGALPSEPGRDGDAIVKAAAAGQLALVVAGVDPADLADPDLALRALEAAPFVVSLEIRDSAVTDRADVVFPVAPVVEKAGSFLDWEGRARPFDATLESTGALSDGRVLDRLATELGVELDTATARSIRAQIAMLGSWAGPRPPAPVYPAPAATTPGSGEALLATWHHLLDDGRLQEHEPYLAGTRKPAVARLSRTSANALGIDNGAEVSVSTDRGTVTLPVAITEMPDQVVWLPTYSVGSHLYATLGAGSGAVVRLAAAGGS; translated from the coding sequence GTGACGGCCGAAGCGGTCGACCCCGCCGTGACCCCGGTCGAGCTCGTGAGCGCGACGATCGACGGCATCGCGATCCGGGTTCCCAAGGACACGCTGATCATCCGCGCGGCCGAACTGGCGGGCATCGACGTGCCGCGGTTCTGCGACCATCCGCTGCTCGACCCGATCGGCGCGTGCCGGCAGTGCCTGGTCGAGGTCGAGGGACAGCGCAAGCCGGTCGCCTCGTGCACCGTCGCGGTCAGCGAGGGCATGGTGGTCAAGACCCAGCTCACCTCGCCGATCGCATTGAAGGCGCAGGAGAGCAACCTCGAGTTCCTGCTGCTGAACCATCCGCTCGACTGCCCGGTGTGCGACAAGGGCGGCGAGTGCCCGCTGCAGAACCAGACGCTGACCCACGGCCCGGCCGAGAGCCGGTTCAAGGACGTGAAGCGCACCTACGAGAAGCCGATCGCGATCTCGTCCCAGGTCCTGCTGGACCGTGAGCGGTGCGTGCTGTGCGCGCGGTGCACGCGCTTCTCGCAGCAGATCGCGGGCGACCCGTTCATCGACCTGTTCGAGCGCGGTGCGCTCGAACAGGTAGCGATCTTCGAAGAAGAGCCGTTCACGTCGTACTTCTCCGGCAACACCGTGCAGATCTGCCCGGTGGGAGCGCTGACCGGATCGCAGTACCGCTTCCGGGCCCGGCCCTTCGACCTGGTCTCGACGCCGTCGGTGTGCGAGCACTGCGCGTCCGGCTGCCAGCAGCGAACCGACTGGCGGCGCGGGAAGGTGCTGCGCCGGTTGGCCGGCGACGACCAGGACGTCAACGAGGAGTGGAACTGCGACAAGGGCCGGTGGGGGTTCGGCTACTCGACCGCTCGGGACCGCATCCTGACCCCGCTGGTTCGCGACGCTGACGGCTACCTGGTCGAGGCGTCGTGGAGCGAGGCGCTCGCCCGCGCCGCCGCCGGGCTCTCGCAGTGGCGCGGCCGGACCGGCGTGCTGACCGGCGGCCGGCTGACCGTCGAGGATGCGTTCGCATACTCGAAGTTCGCGCGGGTGGCACTCGGGTCGAACGACATCGACTTTCGGGCGCGACCGCACTCGGCCGAGGAGCGGGAGTTCCTGGCCGCGCAGGTAGCTGGGCGTTACCTCGAGACGACGTACGCCGATCTCGACGCGGCACCGGCCGTGTTGTTGGCCGGGCTCGAGCCCGAAGAGGAGTCGCCGATCGTCTTCCTGCGCCTGCGCAAGGCGGCGCAGAAGGACGGCCTCGACGTGTTCGGGATCGCTCCGTTCGCCACCGCGGGTCTGACCAAGCTGCACGGGCGCTTGCTCGCCGCCGGCCCGGGTGGCGAGGCCGACGTGCTCTCCGCCCTCGGGAAGGACGACTTCTCCCACGCCGGCCTGCGCGAGGCGGGCGAGGCGCTGCGGCAGCCCGGCGCGGTCATCATGATCGGCGAGCGGCTGGCCATGTCACCGGGCGCGCTGAGCGCCGCCGTGGGCCTGGCGGATGCGGTCGGCGCGCGGCTGGTCTGGGTGCCGCGGCGGGCCGGCGACCGGGGAGCGGTCGACGCCGGGTGCCTGCCCAACCTGCTGCCCGGCGGGCGCGCGCTCGCCTACTCCGCGGCGCGGGAGCAGGTGGAGAAGCTCTGGGGTGCCCTGCCGTCCGAGCCGGGCCGTGACGGAGACGCGATCGTAAAGGCGGCAGCGGCCGGGCAGCTCGCGCTGGTCGTGGCTGGGGTCGACCCGGCCGATCTCGCTGACCCCGACCTGGCGCTCCGGGCGCTCGAGGCGGCGCCGTTCGTCGTCTCGCTCGAGATCCGGGACTCCGCGGTGACCGACCGCGCCGACGTGGTGTTCCCGGTGGCGCCGGTGGTCGAGAAGGCCGGCAGCTTCCTCGACTGGGAGGGCCGGGCTCGGCCGTTCGACGCGACCCTCGAGTCGACGGGTGCGTTGAGCGACGGCCGGGTGCTCGACCGGCTCGCGACCGAGCTGGGCGTCGAGCTCGACACCGCCACGGCGCGAAGCATCCGCGCGCAGATCGCGATGCTCGGCTCCTGGGCCGGTCCGCGCCCGCCGGCGCCGGTCTACCCGGCACCGGCCGCCACCACCCCCGGCTCGGGTGAGGCGCTGCTGGCGACCTGGCACCACCTGCTCGACGACGGTCGCCTCCAGGAGCACGAGCCCTACCTCGCGGGCACTCGCAAGCCCGCGGTGGCCCGACTGTCCCGGACGAGCGCGAACGCGCTCGGGATCGACAACGGCGCCGAGGTCAGCGTGAGCACCGATCGCGGCACGGTTACGCTTCCGGTCGCGATCACCGAGATGCCGGACCAGGTGGTCTGGCTCCCGACGTACTCCGTTGGCTCGCATCTGTACGCGACCCTCGGGGCAGGATCGGGCGCCGTGGTCCGGCTGGCAGCGGCGGGAGGGTCGTGA
- the nuoK gene encoding NADH-quinone oxidoreductase subunit NuoK, with amino-acid sequence MSADYYLYLSAVLFTIGAIGVLVRRNAIVVFMCVELMLNAVNLTLVTFARLNGSLDGQIIAFFVMVVAAAEVVIGLAIIMSIFRSRRSASVDDANLLKY; translated from the coding sequence ATGAGCGCGGACTACTACCTGTATCTGTCGGCGGTGCTGTTCACCATCGGCGCGATCGGCGTACTCGTGCGCCGCAACGCGATCGTCGTGTTCATGTGCGTCGAGCTGATGCTCAACGCGGTCAACCTCACGTTGGTGACGTTTGCCCGGCTCAACGGCAGTCTGGACGGGCAGATCATCGCGTTCTTCGTGATGGTGGTCGCCGCCGCAGAGGTCGTCATCGGGCTCGCGATCATCATGTCCATCTTCCGATCTCGGCGGTCCGCCTCCGTCGACGACGCGAACCTGTTGAAGTACTGA
- the nuoI gene encoding NADH-quinone oxidoreductase subunit NuoI codes for MADEDVPPTRPDSSVERVEPDTETAPGALQQGPATTPETPSSTAAPERKQSLLKEIFAPVAGFGVTFRTMLTKPVTEQYPEEKLPTEPRYHGRHLLNRHPDGLEKCVGCELCAWACPADAIYVEGADNTEQARYSPGERYGAVYQINYLRCIFCGLCIEACPTRALTMSNEYELADDSRVDLIFTKDQLLAPLQPGMEAPPHPMRLGDDEKDYYDRPATPTAKEGRS; via the coding sequence ATGGCTGACGAAGACGTCCCCCCGACCCGCCCGGACTCCAGCGTGGAGCGGGTCGAGCCCGACACCGAAACCGCGCCCGGAGCACTTCAGCAGGGCCCCGCAACGACGCCGGAGACGCCGAGCAGCACGGCCGCGCCCGAGCGCAAGCAGTCGTTGCTGAAGGAGATCTTCGCGCCGGTCGCCGGCTTCGGGGTGACCTTCCGAACGATGCTCACCAAGCCGGTCACCGAGCAGTACCCGGAGGAGAAGCTCCCGACCGAGCCGCGCTACCACGGCCGGCACCTGCTGAACCGACACCCGGACGGCTTGGAGAAGTGCGTCGGCTGTGAGCTGTGCGCGTGGGCGTGCCCCGCGGACGCGATCTACGTCGAGGGTGCGGACAACACCGAACAGGCGCGCTACTCACCCGGCGAGCGGTACGGCGCGGTGTACCAGATCAACTACCTGCGGTGCATCTTCTGCGGGTTGTGCATCGAGGCCTGCCCGACCCGGGCGCTCACGATGTCGAACGAGTACGAGCTGGCTGATGACAGCCGGGTCGACCTGATCTTCACCAAGGACCAGCTGCTCGCTCCGCTCCAGCCCGGCATGGAAGCGCCGCCGCACCCGATGCGCCTCGGCGACGACGAGAAGGACTACTACGATCGGCCGGCGACGCCCACCGCGAAGGAGGGCCGGTCGTGA
- a CDS encoding NADH-quinone oxidoreductase subunit J: MTGTLLAAASGSPPLHEAFVFWILGPIAVAAAVGMVLARSAIHAALLLAIVMLCLAAFYTTENAPFLAVVQVVVYTGAVLMLFLFVLMLIGVDSMDSLVETLRGQRLAAFVIGLGFAVLLVATLATALAGFSPKGVTAAEHGQGNVAAIANLLFSRYVFAFEATSALLITAGLGAMVLAHREPSETKQRSQRERMEARRDKGGAGMGPLPGPGVYADHDAVDTPALLPDGSIAAPSVPDYLQVSSARHHVDATERELER, encoded by the coding sequence GTGACGGGGACGCTGCTCGCGGCAGCGTCCGGCTCGCCCCCGCTGCACGAGGCTTTCGTGTTCTGGATCCTCGGCCCGATCGCGGTGGCCGCAGCGGTCGGCATGGTGCTGGCCCGCAGTGCGATCCATGCCGCCCTGCTGCTCGCGATCGTGATGCTCTGCCTCGCGGCGTTTTACACGACCGAGAACGCACCGTTCCTCGCGGTCGTCCAGGTCGTCGTCTACACCGGCGCGGTCCTGATGCTCTTCCTGTTCGTGCTCATGCTGATCGGCGTCGACTCGATGGACTCCCTGGTCGAGACGTTGCGCGGTCAACGGCTGGCCGCGTTCGTCATCGGGCTCGGGTTTGCCGTGCTGCTGGTCGCCACCTTGGCCACCGCCCTTGCGGGGTTCTCGCCGAAGGGCGTCACGGCGGCGGAGCACGGCCAGGGCAACGTCGCCGCGATCGCCAACCTGCTGTTCAGCCGGTACGTGTTCGCCTTCGAGGCCACGAGCGCGCTCCTCATCACGGCCGGCCTCGGCGCGATGGTGCTCGCGCACCGAGAGCCGAGCGAAACCAAGCAGCGCAGCCAGCGGGAACGCATGGAGGCCCGTCGCGACAAGGGCGGAGCGGGCATGGGCCCGCTGCCGGGCCCCGGCGTCTATGCCGACCACGACGCGGTCGACACGCCCGCCCTGCTGCCGGACGGCTCGATCGCTGCGCCGAGCGTGCCCGACTACCTGCAGGTGTCCTCCGCTCGGCACCACGTCGACGCCACCGAGCGAGAGCTGGAGCGGTGA
- a CDS encoding NADH-quinone oxidoreductase subunit M, producing MIAVHSGFPWVMVTALVPLAGVVAILALPKAREQQAKFVALGASLVAMVVSIVMAFAYKTNGARFQFVQDYTWIKAFGAHYALGVDGIALALILMTTVLTPVCVLASWHDADPVDGPDGPAPSGRGPRLFFALLLATETLVVGVFGALDVFFFYVLFEAMLIPMYFLIGSFGGPRRSYAAVKFLLYSLAGGLLMLVAVIALYVVSSHQLGTGTFDYQVLVSRLHISHGEQVALFLGFFIAFAIKAPLWPFHTWLPDAASEAPTGTAVMLVGVLDKVGTFGFLRFCIPLFPYASKLLAPYVLGLCVTGILYGALAAIGQRDMKRLVAYSSVSHFGFIALGVFAFTTQGGSGATLYMVNHGFSTGALFIVVGFLASRRGSRLVDDFGGVAKVAPWLGAMVMVAGLSALALPGMSTFVSEFLVLVGTFTAHRWFAVVGIFGIVLAAVYVLWMIQRTIHGPVTAAVEGFKDLSLREAWVIAPVMVVIVALGVYPKPILDFINPSVQQTNSVVRTHDPYPSVPERSATNAACSTSLARPVPKNIGTAAYQSRLTITLCDTYSGIVNVNTGLGKPVSHFGAGSGK from the coding sequence GTGATCGCGGTGCACAGCGGGTTCCCCTGGGTGATGGTCACGGCGCTGGTGCCGCTTGCCGGCGTGGTCGCGATCCTGGCGTTGCCCAAGGCGCGCGAGCAGCAGGCGAAGTTCGTGGCGCTCGGTGCCTCGCTCGTCGCGATGGTCGTGTCGATCGTCATGGCGTTCGCCTACAAGACCAACGGCGCGCGCTTCCAGTTTGTGCAGGACTACACCTGGATCAAGGCGTTCGGCGCGCATTACGCGCTCGGCGTGGACGGCATCGCGCTCGCGCTGATCCTCATGACCACGGTGCTGACCCCGGTCTGCGTGCTCGCGTCGTGGCACGACGCCGACCCGGTCGACGGACCGGACGGCCCGGCACCGAGCGGTCGCGGGCCGCGGCTGTTCTTCGCGCTGCTGCTTGCGACCGAGACGCTGGTCGTCGGGGTGTTCGGTGCGCTGGACGTGTTCTTCTTCTACGTCCTGTTCGAGGCGATGCTCATCCCGATGTACTTCCTGATCGGGTCCTTCGGTGGCCCGCGCCGGTCGTACGCCGCAGTGAAGTTCCTGCTCTACTCCCTCGCCGGCGGCCTGCTGATGCTGGTCGCGGTGATCGCCCTGTACGTCGTCTCGAGCCACCAGCTCGGCACCGGCACGTTCGACTACCAGGTGCTCGTCTCGAGGCTGCACATCTCCCACGGCGAGCAGGTCGCGCTGTTCCTCGGGTTCTTCATCGCGTTCGCGATCAAGGCGCCGCTCTGGCCGTTCCATACCTGGCTGCCGGATGCCGCGAGCGAGGCGCCGACCGGGACCGCCGTGATGCTGGTCGGCGTCCTGGACAAGGTCGGAACCTTCGGGTTCCTGCGCTTCTGCATCCCGCTGTTCCCCTACGCCTCCAAGCTGCTCGCGCCGTACGTCCTCGGCTTGTGCGTGACCGGCATCCTGTACGGCGCGCTGGCGGCGATCGGGCAGCGCGACATGAAGCGGCTGGTCGCCTACTCCTCGGTGTCGCACTTCGGCTTCATCGCGCTCGGAGTCTTCGCCTTCACGACCCAGGGCGGCTCGGGCGCGACGCTGTACATGGTCAACCACGGGTTCTCCACCGGCGCGCTGTTCATCGTTGTCGGGTTCCTGGCCTCGCGCCGTGGCTCGCGCCTGGTCGACGACTTCGGTGGCGTGGCGAAGGTCGCGCCGTGGCTCGGTGCGATGGTGATGGTCGCCGGGCTGTCGGCGCTCGCGCTCCCCGGCATGTCGACCTTCGTGAGCGAGTTCCTCGTGCTGGTCGGGACGTTCACGGCGCACCGCTGGTTCGCGGTCGTGGGGATCTTCGGCATCGTGCTGGCCGCCGTCTACGTGCTCTGGATGATCCAACGCACGATCCACGGCCCGGTGACGGCCGCGGTCGAGGGCTTCAAGGACCTCAGCCTGCGGGAGGCCTGGGTCATCGCGCCGGTCATGGTCGTGATCGTCGCGCTCGGTGTCTACCCGAAGCCGATCCTCGACTTCATCAACCCGTCGGTGCAGCAGACCAACTCGGTGGTCCGGACGCACGACCCGTACCCCTCGGTCCCGGAACGATCCGCGACGAACGCGGCCTGTTCGACGAGCCTTGCTCGCCCGGTACCGAAGAACATCGGGACCGCCGCCTACCAGTCGCGCCTGACGATCACGCTGTGTGACACCTATTCCGGGATCGTCAACGTCAACACCGGACTGGGCAAGCCCGTGTCGCACTTCGGCGCCGGGAGTGGCAAGTGA
- the nuoF gene encoding NADH-quinone oxidoreductase subunit NuoF has translation MNLTPVLTANWGDEKPWTLEGYGGDYPAARKALTEISPDDVITAVKDSGLRGRGGAGFPTGGKWGFIPQDDGKPHYLVVNADESEPGTCKDIPLMLANPHSLVEGIVITCFAIRSNLAFIYIRGEVLHVVRRVQAAVAEAYTAGLLGKNLFDTGFDLDVVVHAGAGAYICGEETALLDSLEGYRGQPRLRPPFPAIAGLYASPTVVNNVESIASVPPIIARGVEWFRGFGREKSPGFTLYSLSGHVTRPGQYEAPLGVTLRELLDLAGGVREGHELKFWTPGGSSTPLLTAEHLDAPLDYEGMTDVGSMLGTKALQIFDDTTCVVRAVLRWTEFYAHESCGKCTPCREGTYWMVQILERLEAGDADESDIDTLLDTCDNIFGRAFCALGDGAVSPIISSVQYFRDEYVAHWENNGCPFDPDASTLFSSAGAKK, from the coding sequence ATGAACCTGACGCCTGTGCTCACCGCCAACTGGGGCGATGAGAAGCCGTGGACGCTCGAGGGCTACGGCGGGGACTACCCGGCGGCGCGCAAGGCGCTGACCGAGATCTCACCCGACGACGTCATCACCGCGGTGAAGGACTCGGGGCTACGAGGTCGAGGCGGCGCGGGCTTCCCGACCGGCGGCAAGTGGGGGTTCATCCCGCAGGACGACGGCAAGCCGCACTATCTCGTCGTCAACGCCGACGAGTCCGAGCCCGGGACCTGCAAGGACATCCCGCTCATGCTCGCGAACCCGCATTCGCTGGTCGAGGGCATCGTCATCACCTGTTTCGCGATCCGGTCGAACCTCGCCTTCATCTACATCCGGGGCGAGGTCCTGCACGTTGTACGACGGGTGCAGGCTGCGGTCGCCGAGGCCTACACCGCCGGCCTGCTCGGGAAGAACCTGTTCGACACCGGCTTCGACCTCGACGTCGTCGTGCACGCGGGCGCGGGCGCCTACATCTGCGGCGAGGAGACCGCGCTGCTCGACTCGCTCGAGGGCTACCGCGGCCAGCCGCGCCTGCGCCCGCCGTTCCCTGCGATCGCCGGCCTGTACGCGAGCCCGACCGTCGTCAACAATGTCGAGTCGATCGCAAGCGTCCCGCCGATCATCGCGCGCGGCGTCGAGTGGTTCCGCGGTTTCGGGCGCGAGAAGTCGCCGGGCTTCACGCTGTACTCGCTGTCCGGACACGTGACCCGTCCCGGCCAGTACGAAGCGCCGCTCGGTGTCACCCTGCGGGAGTTGCTCGACCTCGCCGGCGGCGTCCGCGAGGGGCATGAGCTGAAGTTCTGGACGCCCGGTGGCTCCTCCACGCCGCTGCTCACGGCGGAGCATCTCGACGCGCCGCTGGACTACGAGGGCATGACCGACGTCGGTTCCATGCTCGGCACCAAGGCGTTGCAGATCTTCGACGACACGACGTGCGTGGTTAGAGCGGTCCTGAGGTGGACGGAGTTCTACGCGCACGAGTCGTGCGGCAAGTGCACGCCGTGCCGTGAAGGCACGTACTGGATGGTCCAGATCCTCGAACGGCTCGAGGCGGGCGATGCGGACGAGAGCGACATCGACACGTTGCTCGACACCTGCGACAACATCTTCGGACGGGCCTTCTGCGCGCTGGGGGACGGCGCGGTGAGCCCGATCATCTCTTCGGTGCAGTACTTCCGCGACGAGTACGTCGCTCACTGGGAGAACAACGGCTGCCCGTTCGACCCGGATGCCTCGACGCTGTTCAGCTCGGCAGGAGCGAAGAAGTGA